In Paenibacillus guangzhouensis, a single window of DNA contains:
- a CDS encoding stalk domain-containing protein, translated as MSKRIKLQLSMMLAFMFSLAAMPLTFAESSLIPDKNLEQAIRIELKKPTGAITKKDLASLTSLYPEDPEKKVGSLSGLEHAVNIESLMLPGLGIKDISPLKELHKVTFLALNGNQISQLEPLQGLHQLEQLMIDANEIEKLDALAGLTNLTDLLIGHNRIKELSPIQSLTKLSWLIVSDNQIESLEPLRNHPNIEHLYIENNQIQDISVLTTLPKLQEVSLSNNPLDANAEKVLTELTAKGVKVLEDADDQSDEQSTPPSEPDGITVLLNNELMKFQAPPIQKNGSVLVPFRSIFEALGLKVDWDPKAQTITGSKANTLIKLKVGSGTAEVNGKQMKLTAAPSTIGGSTYVPLRFIGEAVDAKVDWLEMVQSAAIYTKQPFATKDKKIQITAYQDWSDVTSSIENTGDHQLVLFSSVMSTMVIQHYSKSDLDMSFDEYVSFAKKDLTDKYGMKMTEQSVKVGKIDAKQLSYSLIIKNKTIEYRMILFEQNNEFYTLLLTTPPQVSKQANAEFNEILASIKIP; from the coding sequence TTGAGTAAACGGATCAAATTACAGCTATCCATGATGCTTGCATTCATGTTCAGCCTTGCCGCCATGCCTCTTACCTTTGCGGAGAGCTCCCTCATTCCGGACAAAAATCTGGAACAAGCAATTCGCATCGAGCTCAAGAAGCCGACTGGTGCAATTACGAAAAAAGATTTGGCGTCTCTGACGTCGCTCTATCCCGAAGATCCCGAGAAGAAAGTCGGCAGCTTATCAGGGCTCGAGCATGCCGTTAATATAGAGAGCCTCATGCTCCCGGGACTAGGTATTAAAGATATCAGCCCGCTGAAGGAACTACATAAAGTCACCTTTTTGGCGCTGAATGGCAATCAAATCAGCCAATTGGAACCGCTGCAAGGGTTACACCAATTAGAGCAGCTCATGATCGATGCGAATGAAATCGAGAAGCTCGATGCATTAGCAGGATTGACCAATTTGACGGACTTGTTAATCGGTCATAATCGGATTAAGGAGCTGTCGCCGATCCAATCGCTAACCAAACTGAGTTGGCTCATCGTCAGCGATAACCAGATCGAGTCGCTTGAACCGCTTAGAAATCATCCGAATATTGAACATCTATACATCGAGAACAATCAAATCCAAGACATTAGCGTCTTAACGACTCTACCAAAGCTGCAAGAGGTATCGCTGAGCAACAACCCTCTGGACGCTAATGCAGAGAAAGTTCTGACCGAACTTACCGCCAAAGGCGTGAAAGTGCTTGAGGATGCAGATGACCAATCTGATGAGCAATCGACACCGCCTTCTGAGCCAGACGGAATCACCGTTCTGTTGAATAACGAGCTAATGAAATTCCAAGCCCCGCCAATCCAAAAGAATGGTTCTGTGCTGGTTCCATTCCGATCGATTTTCGAAGCCTTGGGACTTAAAGTCGACTGGGATCCCAAGGCGCAAACCATCACGGGCAGTAAGGCCAATACGCTTATCAAGCTAAAAGTCGGGTCCGGCACGGCAGAAGTAAACGGGAAGCAGATGAAACTGACGGCAGCGCCATCGACGATTGGCGGCAGCACCTACGTTCCGTTACGTTTTATTGGCGAAGCTGTGGATGCCAAGGTGGACTGGCTGGAGATGGTTCAAAGCGCTGCGATTTATACGAAGCAGCCATTTGCGACCAAAGACAAGAAAATTCAAATCACAGCTTACCAAGACTGGAGTGACGTGACTTCTTCTATTGAGAATACAGGAGATCACCAGCTAGTCTTATTCTCCTCCGTGATGAGCACGATGGTTATTCAGCATTATAGCAAGAGCGATTTAGATATGAGCTTCGACGAATATGTTAGCTTCGCCAAAAAAGATCTCACAGATAAATATGGGATGAAAATGACGGAGCAATCCGTAAAAGTTGGGAAAATCGATGCGAAGCAGTTGAGCTACAGCTTAATCATCAAAAATAAAACCATTGAATATCGAATGATCCTTTTCGAGCAAAACAATGAATTCTATACCCTATTGCTAACGACTCCACCGCAGGTTAGCAAACAAGCCAACGCCGAGTTTAACGAAATTCTCGCGAGTATAAAAATTCCTTAG
- the selD gene encoding selenide, water dikinase SelD gives MSSTEKIKLTSYSTKGGCGCKIGPADLSQVIRTLPPAIPNPNLLVGIDTSDDAGVYKLTDELAIVQTVDFFTPIVDDPYAFGQIAAANAISDIYAMGGKPLTALNIVAFPIHTLDKQVLADILRGAQDKMNEAGVTLVGGHSIDDKEPKFGLAVTGLVHPDKVRANAGAKPGDKLILTKPIGVGILTTSIKKDQLSDAEVERVTRVMATLNKTAAETMEPFDVHACTDVTGFGLMGHGLEMAKGSGVGLIIDAARVPILPRVRELAEAGFVPGGTKNNFVHVQDAITFPAELDQVGQWILCDAVTSGGLLISVAGEQAETLLQQLQQAGVEASIIGETTDQHPGRIVVR, from the coding sequence ATGTCTAGTACAGAAAAAATAAAATTAACCTCTTACTCTACAAAAGGCGGGTGCGGATGCAAAATCGGCCCTGCGGATTTATCACAAGTCATTCGTACGCTGCCGCCTGCGATCCCGAACCCGAATCTCCTCGTCGGCATTGATACGAGTGATGACGCAGGTGTCTATAAATTAACGGACGAGCTCGCGATCGTGCAGACCGTCGACTTCTTCACACCGATCGTTGATGATCCGTATGCCTTCGGCCAAATTGCAGCGGCGAATGCCATCAGCGATATTTATGCGATGGGCGGCAAACCGCTGACTGCGCTTAATATTGTAGCTTTTCCGATCCATACGCTGGACAAACAGGTCTTAGCAGACATTCTGCGCGGGGCGCAGGACAAAATGAACGAAGCCGGCGTGACGCTCGTTGGCGGACACTCGATCGACGACAAGGAGCCGAAGTTCGGTCTCGCCGTGACCGGTCTTGTCCACCCGGACAAAGTACGTGCCAATGCCGGAGCGAAGCCAGGGGACAAGCTGATCCTGACGAAACCGATCGGTGTCGGCATTCTCACCACGTCGATCAAGAAGGATCAACTAAGCGATGCGGAAGTCGAACGCGTCACGCGCGTCATGGCGACGTTGAACAAGACGGCTGCGGAGACGATGGAACCTTTCGACGTCCACGCTTGCACGGATGTAACTGGATTCGGCCTGATGGGGCACGGCCTCGAGATGGCGAAGGGCAGCGGCGTCGGCCTAATCATTGATGCCGCACGCGTTCCTATCTTGCCACGTGTTCGCGAGCTTGCTGAAGCCGGCTTCGTGCCGGGCGGAACAAAGAACAACTTCGTTCACGTCCAAGATGCCATTACCTTCCCAGCCGAGCTCGATCAGGTGGGACAATGGATCTTATGCGATGCCGTGACCTCCGGCGGTCTGTTGATTTCCGTCGCAGGAGAGCAGGCCGAAACCCTACTTCAACAACTGCAGCAAGCCGGCGTCGAAGCGAGCATCATCGGCGAGACGACCGATCAACATCCAGGACGCATCGTTGTGCGCTAA
- the mnmH gene encoding tRNA 2-selenouridine(34) synthase MnmH: MFQDITIEQLLARRTKGELTLIDVRSPSEYQENTIPGSLNIPIFDDAERAEIGTIYKQVSVEAAKERGLEIVSAKLPAFIRTFAQIKGPKVVFCWRGGMRSKTSATVLDLMGIKASRLIGGIRTYRQWVVSTLEELELPPAAYVINGNTGSGKTLILRRLMAEGYPVLDLEAMAGHRGSIFGHIGLRANNQKSFEALLVEQVLTLQDAPYVLIEGESKRIGKAVLPEPVVQMKEAGTQLFIELPLEERVRHILEDYQPMQHKDALMQAFKHIKNRIHTPIAKEIEANLLIGQYERAVKLLLEHYYDPRYAHAMSQYEGEQIVIQAGTIEEAIEAVRAQLPKKNQR, from the coding sequence GTGTTCCAAGATATTACGATCGAACAATTGCTAGCACGAAGAACAAAGGGGGAGCTGACGTTAATCGATGTCCGCTCGCCATCCGAATATCAAGAAAATACGATCCCAGGCAGCTTAAATATCCCGATCTTCGACGATGCCGAGCGCGCCGAGATCGGCACGATCTACAAACAAGTGAGCGTCGAAGCCGCCAAAGAGCGCGGGCTCGAGATCGTCTCCGCCAAGCTGCCGGCCTTCATCCGCACCTTCGCGCAAATCAAAGGTCCGAAGGTTGTCTTCTGCTGGCGCGGCGGCATGCGGAGCAAGACGTCCGCAACAGTCCTCGACCTGATGGGAATCAAAGCCTCGCGCCTCATTGGCGGTATTCGCACTTACCGTCAATGGGTCGTAAGTACGCTGGAAGAGCTGGAACTGCCTCCGGCCGCATATGTCATCAATGGCAACACAGGTTCGGGCAAGACGCTGATTCTGCGTCGTCTGATGGCCGAGGGCTATCCCGTCTTGGACCTGGAAGCGATGGCTGGTCATCGCGGCTCGATCTTTGGGCACATCGGACTGCGCGCGAACAATCAGAAGTCCTTTGAAGCGCTGCTCGTGGAGCAGGTACTCACGCTGCAGGATGCGCCATATGTTCTCATAGAGGGCGAGAGCAAGCGCATCGGCAAAGCCGTCCTGCCTGAGCCTGTCGTGCAAATGAAAGAAGCCGGTACACAGCTCTTCATCGAACTGCCGCTCGAAGAACGAGTACGACATATTCTCGAAGACTACCAGCCGATGCAGCACAAAGATGCGCTGATGCAGGCCTTCAAGCATATTAAGAATCGCATCCATACGCCCATTGCGAAGGAGATCGAAGCAAATCTGCTGATTGGACAATACGAGCGTGCGGTGAAGCTGCTGCTGGAGCATTATTATGATCCTCGCTATGCGCATGCGATGAGCCAATACGAAGGGGAGCAAATCGTGATCCAAGCGGGTACGATCGAGGAAGCGATCGAGGCTGTGAGAGCGCAGCTTCCTAAGAAGAATCAGCGATAG